From the genome of Kryptolebias marmoratus isolate JLee-2015 linkage group LG19, ASM164957v2, whole genome shotgun sequence, one region includes:
- the hivep2a gene encoding transcription factor HIVEP2a: MEAHESITTGQKCSNKEMVKEKVPLQRKWASEPTANTKQSIFADQEVKHRESVPCGATGGSAPQQKYAITGNSAKLLCGPSTVGAIGGPPSQDPQGPFAQGFPRGYSFQLGQPYPQHPQTERFVSGAKPQPGLEAHAWPFAGQLPSDDLYPVGHPGHTHPHGAGRFPRQKSPSLPSSFGQYSQPGSEPVEEGYGKKEQKPKKPGKYICPYCHRACAKPSVLKKHIRSHTGERPYPCIPCGFSFKTKSNLYKHRKSHAHAIKAGLVPFSSELSVARCGDVDQASSVGEAEVPSDGEQSTDTDEEGVDASTMLTDKDSPIPQISFEADKNAEPAYADSAEELSIGSMKVPILIFPKTGGIPPTGMECPPFHDIKGSHHMLGSKVGGRARSLDDSPTVKQRLALKLNDKGQDSDPGMSQSLNLLSPHSKGSTDSGYFSPFDSAELQISTPNANVKTYEEIMFGRTWYNRPNSRSRQSVTLGMAGADPSSLVSLKQSGAIPDMGKTVEDHISLRGNQAICGDAKQYPTGPCQSNTGLLEPPSDSATLIRSNSMPSPSPPNLSAPQGIRGSISFDNMAAPDDVFYPPGHPRLKRQTAFEQPGNEAHIGEAEGYGHMAKNLASSLGMKISERSPGVPEQIAYSPYGTKVSMSEIATRKRRKEKSVGDDEDSPGHCDSSCSGSVEMMGEYEFKQGSFDGSRGTPTGKGSFHSAHSQSDSFDTCASMCSEDIALFPDSEGRKAAKNAISVILHTDSLRRPNSFEKSESFEQPVNQPSDKAPISQYSEQSDTDIFEDALSPESALLKTESMEQQVQSDSDLASLSSSSAAPSPGQPYTNAHRLVRQSNIQVPEIRVTEEPDKPEKDTEAPTTKEAERQQQHVEEFQLPQRSDTLSQMPAEKLPPKKKRLRLADMEHSSGESSFESTCTSLSRSPSQESNLSHSSSLSMSFDRDEGPKSVSPTKQEDSMTSGGGAKQSEFLTVPGSGYSSHHQQREMRRSSSEQAPCTLPTELPEMRSKSLDYGSLPSSRQGELYTSASAMKERRRGYLVRQVSLSVYPEAVLQEPGGVEMSIKQESLEHGAWSSPTGSPHSSIDQPNRTKRAGVIGSHHQHSLQQSISEDSLQDEPLYGRSQQHRLQAQSSSSEGEHPGHDVINKDLIQQYQSSAPFISISQPGLFWNQESEQATRQQQPLQAQQQLLKLHIRSQGSLHKQQSLQQAHDPLPYDGKSESSQIYTPSFSSRTSPLSQQQQNLGALSSKLPSSTTASLFLQQIQPVFATQNLSSQASLPSLLVPVRIQTNVPSFGSAMYTSVSQLIASYGAGVQALNSDSAGTNNMSPPLCAASISKPPGRVVGGISGAGFNLSLLLGQVDGTALRYPLPPEQHLNTGIPLSLTSGTISTTDASASGIVASKRMLSPASSLERFIETKQQKRVKEERMYGQIVKEMGAVELSGAEHNNKPEKQHGRGQSLKSEDSIDDSERMSSSPPLNDIPTKIAIPVRSPAPHLSDVPRAESFTPPLQIITDPSLAPSGRDSPEELDVDEAPQESSSSPEPMLSSNDTEDGDKQPQLAKLSTIQSAGKPGAQSLLPSNVANAPRFFQFPSLRTMSRVSWCFRNYTKPNSTPSAAHSSVYSSWCVSSYNPNPLNLTTKATLALLRSKQRRNTDLIYTLAAVSSPSSGKLVSSVAWKLRFDQLKPELMPVDASHFGRKMKGVVSWDRSKDEQVEKEVSVKQPSTEPTRIKIFEGGYKSNEDYVYVRGRGRGKYICEECGIRCKKPSMLKKHIRTHTDVRPYVCKFCNFAFKTKGNLTKHMKSKAHMKKCLELGVSVSSVEETEAEEGEEEGHRSSEKMSRVPSSEHQFSDADESEGGEDDEVDDEDDEDDDYDGDSTPKTRSRSTSPQPYSLPSMSITAVAASHSGPHLSHQMASDLLGHSNKPPLFGYFTTVPSIQITPQAPPTDPLGREYQRGQERSRLQVPPSSSMDEELPIPSPDLSSSSSRLSSPGLDHSGCPSPISPSSSPSTRCYLSPRRDLSPRAGHLSPQRDISPLRHISPKRDLGGYRRDLSPRRRHLSVLSPLSRPTSPGGRDYKRDLSPRGRPRGIIRAVSPRRGLQQHLHQQSQQSGARGPRAGHQSGLLDFSLGRRSTSAEMEMEHHPGSLLPGERDQGSGWGNQSGLPHQVLFSHLPLHSQLQVRSPFPMIPIGGIQMVHSVPTSVTAPLAQQGAQPASSRLFLQKSTSEDSISGEASAFTERGRRGGAVGERGRESTSPHPSLQESDRGGVRQEQEETIHTCTKAIASLCIDSKESVERDGRDRGRAPPSSSSPSVLTSDPHQQQKNSTSSPPHPASSPPQPPGIQHFSGLELRPPHPTIPASPHSSSSSSSPHPHSPGSDSFHPPKASIKLENNPEVESTKRNRDVS; the protein is encoded by the exons ATGGAGGCCCATGAATCCATTACCACAGGGCAGAAATGCTCAAATAAGGAAATGGTAAAGGAGAAAGTACCTCTGCAAAGGAAGTGGGCATCTGAGCCTACTgcaaacaccaaacaaagcatTTTTGCTGACCAGGAGGTTAAACATCGTGAGAGTGTGCCTTGTGGTGCTACCGGAGGATCAGCGCCCCAGCAGAAGTACGCAATCACAGGGAATTCTGCAAAGCTGCTATGTGGACCCTCTACAGTTGGAGCCATAGGTGGTCCACCATCCCAAGACCCACAAGGGCCCTTTGCACAGGGTTTTCCAAGGGGCTACTCCTTCCAGCTGGGGCAGCCATACCCTCAACATCCCCAAACTGAGCGCTTTGTCTCAGGAGCCAAACCGCAGCCTGGCCTAGAGGCTCATGCCTGGCCATTTGCTGGCCAATTACCTTCAGATGACCTGTATCCTGTAGGGCATCCAGGCCATACTCACCCACACGGGGCAGGGAGGTTTCCCCGACAAAAATCTCCTAGTTTACCAAGTTCATTTGGACAGTATTCCCAACCAGGCTCTGAGCCTGTAGAGGAGGGCTATGgtaaaaaagagcaaaagccAAAAAAGCCTGGTAAATACATCTGTCCCTACTGTCATCGAGCATGCGCCAAGCCCAGTGTTCTGAAGAAGCACATCCGCTCACATACTGGAGAAAGGCCATACCCCTGCATACCCTGTGGCTTCTCTTTCAAAACCAAGAGCAACCTTTATAAGCATCGCAAGTCTCACGCTCATGCCATTAAAGCTGGGCTTGTACCATTTTCATCAGAGCTATCTGTGGCCCGATGTGGGGATGTGGACCAGGCATCCTCAGTGGGTGAAGCAGAGGTGCCCTCAGACGGAGAGCAAAGTACAGACACAGATGAGGAAGGTGTTGATGCCTCCACCATGTTGACAGATAAGGACAGCCCCATTCCACAGATTTCCTTTGAAGCTGACAAGAATGCAG AACCAGCATATGCAGATTCAGCTGAAGAACTCTCCATCGGATCTATGAAAGTGCCTATCCTCATTTTCCCCAAAACTGGGGGCATTCCTCCCACTGGGATGGAGTGTCCTCCATTTCATGACATAAAAGGGTCACATCACATGTTGGGGTCAAAGGTAGGGGGAAGAGCGCGCTCACTGGATGACTCCCCCACCGTTAAACAACGCTTGGCCCTAAAACTGAACGACAAAGGACAAGACTCTGATCCAGGCATGTCCCAGTCCCTTAACCTCCTCAGTCCTCATAGCAAAGGCAGCACAGACTCTGGCTACTTTTCTCCCTTCGACAGTGCCGAGCTCCAGATCAGCACTCCTAATGCTAATGTCAAAACGTATGAAGAGATTATGTTTGGTCGAACTTGGTACAACCGACCCAATTCCAGGTCAAGACAGTCTGTCACATTGGGCATGGCAGGGGCAGACCCTAGCAGCTTGGTGAGCTTAAAGCAGTCAGGGGCTATTCCAGATATGGGGAAGACAGTTGAAGATCACATCTCTCTTAGAGGAAATCAAGCAATTTGTGGAGATGCCAAGCAGTACCCAACTGGCCCCTGTCAAAGCAATACAGGACTTCTGGAGCCCCCATCAGATTCTGCAACTCTTATTAGGAGCAACTCCATGCCAAGTCCATCTCCTCCTAACCTCAGTGCTCCTCAAGGGATTCGAGGAAGCATCTCCTTTGATAATATGGCAGCACCAGATGATGTGTTTTACCCACCAGGTCATCCCAGACTCAAAAGACAGACTGCATTTGAACAACCAGGTAATGAAGCCCACATAGGAGAGGCTGAGGGTTATGGACACATGGCCAAGAACTTAGCCTCATCTCTTGGTATGAAGATCAGTGAGCGCAGCCCAGGAGTCCCAGAGCAAATTGCCTATAGCCCATACGGTACTAAAGTCAGCATGTCAGAAATAGccacaagaaaaagaagaaaagagaagagtgTAGGAGATGATGAGGACAGCCCTGGACACTGTGACAGTAGTTGTAGTGGTTCAGTTGAGATGATGGGGGAATATGAGTTTAAACAAGGCAGTTTTGATGGGTCAAGAGGGACCCCTACAGGGAAGGGCTCTTTTCATAGTGCTCACAGCcagtctgacagttttgatACATGTGCCAGTATGTGCTCTGAGGACATTGCACTGTTTCCTGACTCGGAGGGCAGGAAAGCAGCCAAGAATGCCATATCAGTTATCCTGCACACGGACTCTCTCAGGCGTCCAAACTCCTTTGAGAAGTCAGAATCTTTTGAGCAACCAGTAAACCAGCCCTCGGATAAAGCTCCAATTAGTCAGTACTCAGAACAGTCTGACACGGATATCTTTGAAGATGCTCTGAGTCCTGAATCCGCACTTCTTAAGACTGAAAGTATGGAGCAACAGGTACAAAGTGACAGTGATCTGGCATCCCTTTCatcttcttcagctgctccttcacCTGGCCAACCATACACCAATGCACACAGACTAGTCCGACAATCCAACATCCAAGTTCCTGAGATAAGAGTGACAGAGGAGCCAGACAAGCCCGAGAAGGATACAGAAGCTCCAACTACTAAAGAAGcagagaggcagcagcagcatgttgAGGAGTTTCAGCTTCCACAGAGAAGTGACACACTGTCCCAGATGCCAGCAGAAAAGCTTCCACCTAAGAAGAAGAGGCTGCGCCTTGCAGATATGGAGCACTCATCTGGGGAATCAAGCTTTGAGTCTACCTGCACCAGCCTTTCTCGCAGTCCCAGTCAAGAGAGTAATCTGTCCCACTCGTCTTCGCTTTCCATGTCCTTTGACCGAGATGAAGGCCCCAAGTCTGTCTCACCAACCAAACAG GAGGACTCCATGACTTCTGGAGGTGGAGCGAAGCAGTCCGAGTTCCTGACTGTCCCCGGCAGTGGCTACTCCAGCCACCACCAGCAGAGGGAGATGAGGAGGTCTTCGTCAGAACAGGCACCTTGCACGCTGCCCACAGAGTTGCCTGAAATGCGCAGCAAGTCCTTAGACTACGGAAGCTTGCCCTCTTCCAGACAAGGGGAGCTCTACACCAGCGCGTCTGCAATGAAGGAACGTCGGCGTGGATATCTTGTTCGGCAG GTTTCACTTAGTGTTTATCCAGAGGCGGTCCTCCAGGAACCAGGTGGAGTAGAAATGTCAATCAAACAGGAAAGTTTGGAGCATGGGGCATGGTCTAGCCCAACTGGATCCCCACACAGCAGCATCGATCAGCCCAACAGAACCAAGAGAGCTGGAG TTATAGGATCTCACCACCAGCATAGCCTCCAGCAGAGTATCAGCGAGGACAGCCTGCAAGATGAACCTCTCTATGGACG ATCCCAGCAGCATCGCCTCCAAGCTCAGAGCTCCTCATCTGAGGGAGAACATCCAGGCCATGACGTCATAAACAAGGATTTAATCCAGCAGTACCAGAGCAGTGCCCCCTTCATTTCCATCTCACAGCCAGGTCTGTTCTGGAATCAGGAGTCTGAACAGGCCACCAGACAGCAGCAGCCGCTCCAGGCTCAACAGCAGCTCCTAAAACTACACATCAGATCACAAGGCAGcctgcacaaacaacagtcactGCAGCAAGCCCACGACCCACTGCCGTACGACGGAAAATCAGAAAGCTCACAGATTTACACACCATCTTTCTCATCTCGCACCTCGCCTTTGTCGCAACAGCAGCAAAACTTGGGCGCGCTGTCCTCTAAGCTCCCCAGCTCGACCACCGCCTCCTTGTTTCTGCAACAGATTCAGCCGGTTTTTGCCACCCAGAATCTGAGCTCCCAGGCCTCTCTGCCTAGTTTACTGGTTCCTGTGAGGATCCAAACCAACGTGCCATCGTTTGGTAGTGCTATGTATACAAGTGTGAGTCAGCTAATAGCTTCCTATGGTGCTGGAGTACAAGCCTTGAACTCGGACAGTGCTGGTACCAACAACATGTCTCCTCCGCTCTGTGCTGCGAGCATTAGCAAGCCACCTGGGAGAGTAGTTGGAGGCATAAGTGGAGCAGGATTCAACTTGTCCCTCCTCCTTGGTCAGGTTGACGGTACAGCGCTGCGCTACCCTCTGCCACCTGAGCAACACCTGAATACGGGTATCCCACTGTCACTCACATCCGGTACTATATCCACCACCGATGCCTCAGCATCTGGGATCGTAGCCAGCAAACGCATGCTCTCCCCTGCTAGTTCACTGGAGCGCTTCATAGAGACGAAACAGCAGAAAAGAGTGAAGGAAGAGAGGATGTACGGGCAGATCGTTAAAGAGATGGGTGCTGTTGAGCTGAGTGGGGCTGAACACAATAACAAACCTGAGAAGCAGCACGGCAGAGGTCAGAGTTTAAAAAGCGAAGACTCAATTGACGACTCTGAAAGgatgtcctcctctcctccactaAATGATATCCCCACTAAGATTGCCATTCCTGTGCGTTCCCCAGCCCCCCACCTCTCTGACGTACCCCGGGCTGAAAGTTTCACCCCACCCCTCCAAATCATCACAGATCCTTCACTAGCTCCAAGTGGACGAGACTCCCCAGAGGAGCTCGATGTGGACGAAGCGCCCCAAGAGTCCAGCTCCAGCCCGGAGCCCATGCTCTCCTCCAACGACACAGAAGACGGCGACAAGCAGCCCCAGTTAGCTAAACTCTCTACCATTCAAAGTGCAGGAAAACCAGGAGCTCAATCTCTGCTGCCTTCAAACGTGGCCAATGCCCCCAGGTTTTTCCAGTTCCCGAGCCTGCGCACCATGAGCCGCGTCAGCTGGTGTTTCCGAAACTATACCAAACCCAACAGCACCCCATCTGCTGCTCATAGCTCCGTCTACAGTTCGTGGTGCGTCAGCTCGTACAATCCCAATCCTCTGAACCTCACTACAAAAGCCACGCTGGCTCTGCTCAGGTCCAAACAGAGGAGAAACACTGATCTGATATACACACTGGCAGCCGTATCATCACCCAGCTCTGGAAAACTGGTTTCATCTGTGGCCTGGAAGCTGAGGTTTGATCAG TTGAAGCCTGAGCTGATGCCAGTTGATGCGAGTCATTTTGGGAGGAAGATGAAGGGAGTGGTATCGTGGGATCGCTCAAAGGATGAGCAGGTAGAGAAGGAGGTGTCGGTCAAACAGCCGTCCACTGAACCGACTCGCATCAAGATCTTCGAAGGCGG GTATAAATCCAACGAGGACTATGTTTACGTTCGCGGCCGTGGTCGAGGTAAATACATCTGTGAGGAGTGTGGAATCCGCTGCAAGAAGCCCAGCATGCTGAAGAAACACATCCGGACGCACACCGACGTCCGGCCGTACGTCTGCAAGTTCTGCAACTTCGCATTCAAGACAAAAG GAAACCTGACGAAGCACATGAAGTCGAAGGCTCATATGAAAAAATGTCTGGAGCTGGGAGTCTCCGTGTCCTCGGTGGAGGAAACGGAAGCAGAAGAAGGAG aagaagaaggccaCCGATCATCTGAGAAGATGTCCAGAGTCCCCTCGTCCGAACATCAGTTCTCTGATGCTGACGAGTCAGAGGGCGGCGAGGACGACGAGGTCGACGATGAAGACGACGAGGATGACGACTATGATGGTGACTCCACCCCTAAGACGCGTTCGCGTTCCACCAGCCCGCAGCCATACAGCCTGCCCTCCATGTCCATCACCGCTGTGGCCGCCTCCCACTCCGGTCCTCACCTGTCTCACCAAATGGCGTCGGACCTCCTTGGACACTCCAACAAGCCGCCCCTGTTTGGTTACTTCACCACTGTGCCCAGCATCCAGATCACCCCACAGGCTCCGCCCACTGACCCCTTGGGGCGGGAGTATCAGCGGGGTCAGGAGCGGAGCAGGCTGCAggtccccccctcctcttccatGGATGAAGAACTCCCCATCCCCTCCCCGGatctgtcctcctcctcgtcccgCCTGTCCTCGCCGGGGTTGGACCACTCCGGCTGCCCGTCCCCCATCTCGCCGTCCTCCTCCCCTTCGACTCGCTGTTACCTCTCCCCTCGCCGTGACCTCTCCCCTCGTGCAGGACACCTCTCCCCCCAGCGGGACATCTCCCCTCTGCGGCACATCTCCCCTAAGAGGGACCTGGGAGGATACCGGAGAGACCTCTCCCCAAGGCGGAGGCACCTTTCTGTGCTCTCCCCCCTCTCCCGGCCCACGTCTCCAGGAGGACGGGACTACAAGCGTGACCTTTCACCTCGAGGGCGCCCCAGGGGGATAATCCGGGCAGTGTCTCCTCGCCGCGGCCTCCAGCAGCATCTCCACCAGCAGAG CCAGCAGAGCGGAGCTCGTGGTCCGAGAGCGGGTCACCAGTCGGGGTTGTTGGACTTCAGTCTGGGTCGACGCAGCACCAGTGCAGAAATGGAAATG GAACATCATCCAGGTTCTTTGCTGCCGGGGGAACGCGATCAGGGTTCGGGTTGGGGGAACCAGTCCGGTCTGCCCCACCAGGTTCTGTTCAGCCACCTTCCCCTCCATTCTCAACTCCAG GTGCGCTCTCCGTTCCCGATGATCCCCATCGGGGGGATCCAGATGGTACACTCCGTCCCGACCTCCGTCACCGCCCCGCTGGCCCAGCAGGGGGCGCAGCCGGCCTCCTCCCGCCTGTTCCTGCAGAAGAGCACGTCGGAGGACTCCATCAGTGGCGAGGCATCCGCCTTCACAGAGCGAGGAAGGCGAGGAGGGGCGGTGGGTGAGAGGGGGAGGGAGTCTACGTCTCCTCACCCCTCCTTACAGGAGAGCGACAGGGGAGGAGTCcggcaggagcaggaggagaccATCCACACCTGCACCAAGGCCATCGCCTCGCTCTGCATCGACTCCAAGGAGTCTGTGGAGAGAGATGGGAGGGACAGAGGCcgagctcctccctcctcttcctcaccctcagtgctgacctctgacccccatcagcagcagaaaaactcCACATCATCACCACCTCATCCCGCCTCGTCTCCTCCTCAACCTCCTGGGATTCAGCACTTTAGTGGCCTCGAGCTCAGGCCTCCCCACCCAACCATCCCCGCCTCCCctcactcctcttcctcctcctcctctcctcaccCCCACAGTCCAGGTTCGGACTCCTTTCACCCTCCAAAAGCGTCCATCAAGCTGGAGAACAACCCGGAGGtggaaagcacaaaaagaaacagggaCGTGTCGTAG